In a genomic window of Glycine max cultivar Williams 82 chromosome 13, Glycine_max_v4.0, whole genome shotgun sequence:
- the LOC100806159 gene encoding transcription factor DYT1 has protein sequence MEYEDEDWLCVTMDEFSLATENGCNRKRNFDDDTKEYKSKNLETERRRREKLSSRLLMLRSIVPIITNMNKAMIVEDAITYIEKLQDKVQSLSQELHQMEATSEETAETKIVEIDAAEDMKNWGIQEEVIVEEINENKLWVKIIVEKKRGRFSRLMEALNNFGIELIDTNLTTTKGAFLITSFIKGKNGERLEIHQTKNLLQDIINDI, from the exons ATGGAGTATGAAGATGAAGATTGGCTTTGTGTCACTATGGATGAGTTTTCTCTTGCTACTGAAAATGGTTGTAACAGGAAGAGGAACTTTGATGATGACACGAAAGAGTACAAATCAAAGAACCTTGAGACTGAAAGGAGGAGGAGGGAGAAGCTCAGTAGCAGGCTTTTGATGCTGCGGTCTATAGTACCTATAATCACAAAT aTGAATAAAGCAATGATTGTTGAAGATGCTATCACCTACATTGAGAAGCTGCAAGACAAGGTTCAGAGTCTCAGCCAAGAGCTTCACCAAATGGAAGCAACTTCAGAGGAAACAGCAGAGACAAAAATAGTTGAAATTGATGCTGCGGAAGATATGAAGAATTGGGGGATACAG GAAGAGGTCATAGTGGAAGAAATAAACGAGAATAAACTCTGGGTTAAGATCATTGTTGAGAAGAAAAGGGGAAGATTCAGCAGATTGATGGAGGCCCTCAATAATTTTGGCATTGAACTCATTGACACCAATCTCACAACCACAAAAGGAGCATTTCTGATTACAAGCTTCATAAAG ggcAAGAACGGTGAAAGACTTGAAATTCATCAAACCAAGAATTTATTgcaagatatcatcaatgaCATATAG
- the LOC102661681 gene encoding uncharacterized protein: MSMPPHRSLQAIFLVLFVVVLLPFSVSVAASYSSIHELLRSHGLPAGLFPEGVKSYNLDQRGRLEVNLDGPCMTKYETRVLFETVVRANLSFGQLKGLEGLSQEELFLWLPVKDIIVNDPSSGLILIDIGLAHKQLSLSLFEDPPVCRSQGLSLNIGGRKSIGFQDQR, from the exons ATGTCTATGCCACCGCACAGATCTTTACAGGCCATCTTTCTTgtcttgtttgttgttgttcttcttcctttctcagTCTCAGTGGCAGCTTCATATTCTTCTATTCATGAGCTTCTCCGAAGCCATGGCCTACCAGCAGGGCTGTTTCCAGAGGGTGTAAAGTCATACAATTTGGACCAAAGGGGTCGTTTGGAGGTAAACTTGGATGGTCCTTGCATGACCAAGTATGAAACAAGAGTTTTGTTTGAAACTGTGGTTAGAGCAAACCTTAGTTTTGGTCAGCTCAAGGGGTTGGAGGGTCTGTCTCAGGAAGAGCTTTTCCTATGGTTACCAGTGAAGGATATCATTGTGAATGATCCATCTTCAGGCCTTATTCTCATTGACATTGGTCTTGCACATAAACAGCtctctttgtctctctttgaagATCCCCCAGTTTGTAGATCCCAAG GtctttcacttaatattggtggaAGGAAAAGCATTGGATTTCAAGACCAGAGATGA
- the LOC121173333 gene encoding uncharacterized protein — translation MQFVWVPYAGHVEMNLSQVCFIGSVLWTCIVPLICFQKVEWHQPDRVMRQFGMQQPIPGPVMQPENIHDLTLKGKEGRNWMRLMQPALNEWNSRYERRVEQTPPQTGTLSLNSEYMRWYRRKTKVYVDPKHARRGLLGEIAETLHFMVSPVGRRVCTFDDLLPCIEKITLISEEEDRILEAHQDAPPSQPQFEHQQFNILQRSVETRGLGRRRQTVDAAPYSLPPMPEREHGMYYTPPVFTQEPSQMAPMYSYPHDFQPGYSMTGIFGSSPPSGGTPSFTQNNELPTPNAPLGGPWNVPGNIPDMNDLLGVDLRHDFSAEADEVDERGNLRRRNPDRAARNWDRPCGTSSRHHRHSHD, via the exons atgcAGTTTGTTTGGGTCCCTTATGCTGGACATGTGGAAATGAATTTGAGTCAAGTTTGTTTTATTGGGTCTGTATTATGGACATGTATCGTACcacttatttgttttcaaaaagtggAATGGCACCAGCCGGATAGAGTCATGCGACAgtttggaatgcaacaacctattccgGGCCCAGTAATGCAACCCGAAAACATACATGACTTGACCTTAAagggaaaagaaggaagaaattgGATGCGACTAATGCAACCCGCGCTTAATGAATGGAATAGTCGCTATGAAAGGAGAGTAGAACAAACGCCGCCACAAACAGGGACCCTTAGTCTGAACTCTGAATATATGAGGTGGTACAGGCGTAAGACAAAAGTTTATGTCGACCCAAAACATGCAAGAAGAGGACTATTG ggTGAAATCGCGGAAACACTACATTTTATGGTGTCGCCTGTTGGGAGAAGGGTTTGTACTTTTGATGATTTACTGCCATGTATCGAGAAGATCACTCTTATATCTGAAGAAGAGGATAGGATACTTGAGGCACATCAAGATGCTCCCCCTTCTCAGCCACAATTTGAACATCAGCAGTTTAATATACTACAGCGAAGTGTGGAGACTCGAGGCTTAGGGCGACGTCGGCAAACTGTGGATGCAGCACCGTACAGTTTGCCTCCGATGCCAGAACGAgaacatggaatgtattacacaccGCCGGTATTCACCCAAGAACCATCGCAGATGGCGCCGATGTATTCATACCCACATGATTTCCAACCAGGGTACAGTATGACAGGCATATTTGGATCCTCTCCTCCTTCAGGGGGGACTCCTTCATTCACCCAAAATAATGAACTACCGACCCCAAATGCTCCACTTGGTGGTCCGTGGAATGTACCTGGAAATATACCCGACATGAATGACTTATTGGGGGTCGATTTACGTCATGATTTCTCTGCCGAGGCTGACGAAGTGGATGAAAGGGGAAATCTTAGAAGAAGAAACCCTGATAGGGCAGCTAGGAATTGGGATCGGCCATGTGGGACATCGTCGCGGCATCACAGACATAGTCATGATTGA